TTCTCCGCGAGCAGCTCTGCACTACCAACGCCGGCACGGCGGACCTAGAAAAACTGGCAAAATCTAAGCTACCTGCGAAAAAGAAGAAGGTTAAGCCTGGGGTGCGCATCATTCGCCGCAAGAACGCGCCGTGGACCCTGGCCATCGATGCGCGCTCCATGCTTATTGCAGACCTTCATGCCGCGCTAAAAGAGAGCGGCAAAAAGCCGCTCGAGGCGGTGGAACAGACCTTTTTCGGTGGCGGTACCGCCGTCAAGACCACGGTGATGACCAATGTCCTGGTCAACTTGGATGACTACGTGCGCATCATCAACGGCGATGGCGAGGAAATCCAACTCCAAATGACCAATGGCGCTACGCTTACCGGCGCCGAGTACCTCGAGCGCGCGCTTAAGGATCGCGGGTTGATTACGCTTATTAGTCCCTATGAGGGAGCGGTCAACCTGTACCGCACGGAGCGCTTTGCCAATGCGAAACAACGCCTGATGGCCGCTGCAGAAAACCCAATCTGCCCATGGCCGCGGTGCAACAAGCCCGCAGACGAATGTCAGATTCATCATTTGGAGCCGTGGTTGCACGGTGGGTTGACCAACATAGGTAACTTATCCACAGCCTGCGCCTACCACAACGGGGTCAACGACGATGACCCCAATGCCCCGCCACTGCGCGGGCACCTCGTTCGCCGGAATGGGACGATCAGGTGGGAGCCCCCAGATTAGTTAGATCTTATACGGGGGTTCGTGGCGGGTCCTCGGAGGGGACCGCCGCAGGAACGGGATTCAGGAACCGGACGCGGGTTCCGAGGGATCCTAGGAAACCGCGATCCGGTAAACCGCAGATGGTGCGAATGATTGCGGGCGGTGCGGGCAGTTGGGGTGGTGCGGTTAGTGCGGCTGGCACTGGCGTTGGACCCCACCGGCTAGACGAGGCGCCGCCGTGCGCCTACTTTGGCATGCCGCAATGGCGGGAGCTAATAGTTCTGACGGAACATGGCCGAATCTACCCCAGCCTGACCCAGCCGGATCAAGGCTGAGCGATCCTGGACGGCTCTGGGCCTAGTTCTGTTTCCAGCCTTGGGACAGGTCTTCTTCAAGGGCGTTATTATCCGCACGGTACTTGCGCGCCCAATCGATAATAAACAACACGATGCCGGAGCCCGCTGCGATAAAGACGAGGTACAACGCCCAATCGGCGGTGTTTAAGACATACATCACCAAAGCCACGAAAGCCACAAGGGCAAGGACGAGGGCAGCAACGAGCATGTCAGTTCCTCTCAGAGGGGGTAAAAGTAGCTATGGGAACAATCATAGCGAGGTGGATAAAACCACAATAGCGCCCACTCCCTAGAGGCGTGGGCGCTACGGGTAACTATTTTGGCTTAGTTACTGCCAACCGGCTACTTAGTTCTTGCCGGCATCGCCGTTTGGTGCGGCGGTTCCGCGGGTCTCGAGCTCTTCCAGCTGGGACTCGAGGAGGGTCTTCAAGCGGGTGCGGTACTCGCGCTCGAAAGTGCGCAGCTCGGAGATGCGCGCCTCCAGGGCGGTCTGCTGCTGCTTGACCGTATTCATGACCTCGGTGTGCTTCTTCTCGGCATCGGCCTGCAGCGATGCGGCCTTCTCCTCTGCCTGACGAATCTGGGCCTCGGCGCGAGAGGAAGCATCGGACTCGGTCTGCTGAGCCTTGGACTCTGCCTCAGAAACCAGCTTCTTGGAGCGGGCTTCTGCATCCTGCACCTGAGCGTCGTACTTCTTCTGCGCCTCGGCAAGCTGTGCCTTGGAACGAGAGTCGGCATCGGAAAGCTGCTTCTCGGCGGCGGTGCGGGCCTCGGTCAGCATGGATTCAGACTCTGCGCGTGCCTCAGAGGTCAGGCGGTCCGCCATCTCCTGGGCCAAGCCCAGCACGCGGGCTGCCTGCATGTGCGTATCCGGGGTAGCCAAGCCATCTGCGCCCTGTGCTACACCAGCACCTGCGGCGGCCGCTGCGGCGCTGGAGGCGGCCGAGTTGGAGGAACCAGCGGCGGAAGCGGACTTCTTCAGGTTCTCGTTCTCGCGCTGGGAAGACTCCAGCTTCTCCTTGGCCTGCTTGGCCTCTGCGCGAGCCTCCTCGGCTTCCTTCTTGGCCTTTGCTGCCTCGTCGCGAGCAGCCTTAAGCTCGGCAGTATTAGCGGCGGCGGTAGCACCCGCTGCGGTGGCATCGGCACCGCTTTCCTTGACCTTTGCGGCCTCGGCCTGGGCGGCCTTTACCTGCTCCTGGGCCTTCTTGGTTTCTTCCTTAGCGCGAGAGACCTCGGACTTGGAATCTGCCAACTTGGTTTCATACTCAGCACGCAGCTTGGCCTCAATCTCCTTGCGCAGAGCTTCTTCATCTGCACCAGAGGTTGCGGCGGCTGCGGCACCAGCCCCTGCTCCGCCGGCCTTGGCGCCTGAGCTAAGATCGCTCACCTGCGCCTGCAGGTCTTCGTTCTCATCCTGCAGTTGGGCAAGGGCGTCCTCAACGAGGTCGAGGAACTGATCTACCTCATCCTCGTTGTAGCCACGCTTGCCAATCGGCGGCTTGCTGAACGCGACGTTGTGTACATCAGCTGGTGACAGTGGCATGACTTGTCTTCCCCTTCGAGTTGATAGAACCCCGGAGGTTCCAGGGCCTTAGGAGCTGCGGTTCCAGTTTATCTAAACCTTCCCCACAAAGTTATATGTGGTTCATGATACGGATTATCGCATTTTATTGTAACCGAAAGTCCACAATAATGGACGTAACGCTGACTCTCAATGTCTACCACAGGTTACGGGGTGATGCGGGGTCGTCCTACAAGAAAATTACCTGCAGGAAAAGCGTCAGGAACGACAGGATGAAAAACAGCACTAAGACGGAAACATCTAGCGCGATTCCACCCATCTGCAGCGGAGGAATGACCCGGCGCAGCGCCTTGACCGGCGGATCCGTGATGGCGAAAAGAGGCTCAGCGATGATCATAAACCAGCGCGGCGGGTTGAATTGCCGCGAGAAAGATTGAATCATCTCAATAATAATCCGGGCGATCAATACCCATGTATAAACCCTCACCAAGAAGATGAGAATAATTCCAATTTCAGTCACGATTACTCAGCCTATCGAATAGTCCCCCGCACGTGCGCATTGCGCACCGTACGGGGGTTAATGGGATGTGCGTCGTTTTACCTAGCCCGCGAACCTAGCGCAGACCGGCGGCGCGCTCTAGTTCAGGCTTGGCAATATCGGCGGACTTAGGCACGACGGCGAATACCTTGCGCTGGGTGTCCATGCCCTTCGACAGGTTGAGCATGCGGCCTTCCAGGCCGAAGCAGAGGCCTGCGGCGAAGTCGATGAAGCGCTTGGCGGTGCCGCGCTCGGCATCGGTAAGCTCAAAGACCACTGCATCGCCATCGCGGAAGGGCTCGCCCACCTTGGCGGCATCGTTGAACGAGGTCAGGGAGATTGCCACGATAGTCGGAACGAACTTCTCCTCGACGGGCGCTGGCGCTGGGGCCGGCTCGTAAGCCTGCAGGGCGCGGCGCGGGGCGTAGGCCGCAGAAGTGGCAGCTCCGTTGCCCGCGTAGCGCGGCTCGTCGTTGTAGTAGGCGTCGTCTTCTTCGAAATCCATCGGACCAAGCCCGAAGAAATTCTTCGTCCTATCAATGAATGACATTTTTGGGTCTCCCTCTGACCTAAATTTGTTCAAGTTCAAGCGCGCAAATGTGAATGATGTGACTCATGTGATTTACGCTGTGAAATGCGCTTTTGCGATATTTTTAACCTACTGGGCGCTTTCCCATGATGCTGGTTCCGACACGCACAATATCCGTCCCCGCGGCAATCGCCGCATCCATATCCGCGCTCATCCCAGCCGATAGTTTGAGCTGCCGGCCAAGGCGCTCGGACAAGCGATCCACGTCTGCGCGCACCGTAGAAAATACCTCCTGCGCATCGGCATCGAGGGGAGGAACCACCATGAGCCCGGCGAATTCTAGGTGCTCCGCCGCCTCGACGGCCTCGATGACCTCATCCAGTTCCTCGCGGACTACTCCACCGCGGGAGGTATCGCCATCGGCAGAAACCTGAATGAATATTGGGAGGTTGTTCTCTCGCTGGCCGCGTTCTTTTGCCAGGCTCACGCCGCGGTCCAGCGCGTTGGCCAGCTTCACCGAATCCACCGAATGCACACTAGTAGCCCACCGCGCGACGTGGTTGGCCTTCTTGGTTTGAATCTGGCCAATCATGTGAAAACGCAGCTGGTCTAGCTCCTGCGCCTTTGCCCGGGCTTCTTGCTCGCGGTTTTCCGCTACATCTTCCACCCCGAGCTCCGCTAGAAGGGCGATATCCTCTGCGGGGTGGAACTTGGTCACGACCAATAGCTGCGGTGATGGGCGGTCGTGCTCGGCGGCAATGGCGCTGATGTGTTCCTTCGTTGCGGCAAGATTATCTGCCAGTTCTTGTTTCCGGTTACTCATGATTAGCCTCCAACCAAATCACACCGGCCTGGCGGCCGGTGGTTCCTTCGCGGCGATAAGAAAAGAAATCCGTGTCCTCAATGGTGCAGCGCGGATCCGAATCGATATTGGTAATGCCCAGGCCCATCAATTGGCGGATAAGCCCAGCGCGCACGTCGATGCCCCACGTCCCTTTCGCGGTCCTACACTTCGAGCCGGGAAGGCGCCGTTCGACATCGTTGGCCATTTCTTCTGGCACCTCGTAGTTTTTCCCGGATGCGGCGGGTCCCATGACCACCTGGATTCGCTCCGGCTGAGCGCCAAGTTTCTGCATCTCGCGCACGGTATTGACCACGATGCCGTTGCGGGCGCCGAGCCGGCCGGCGTGGGCGGCGGCGATGACGCCGGCGGGGACATCGACAAGCAGCACGGGAGTGCAATCGGCGACGAGGACGCCAAGGCCAAGCCGGCGTTGCGTGGTCACCACCGCATCCGTGGCTGGAACCGGTGACTCGTGCGGGCCATCGACGACGGTGACTGTATTGGTGTGGAGCTGTTCCATCCATACGATGTTCTCGAGCCCGGTCACGCGCAAGAGGCGCTCGCGGTTGGCCGCGACGTTGGCTGGCTCGTCGCCGACGTGGCCGCCAAGATTGAAAGACTCATAGGGATATGCAGACGCCCCGCCTGCACGGCTAGTAAAAACCATGCGGACGGGGCGGCTGGTGCGATGTTCCTCGTTTACTGGCATGCACACCAGCGTAGCGGTTTGCGCTTAACGCATGAAGGACGGCACATCGAGATCATCATCGCCATCATCATCGCGGCGCTGGCTTGGCCGGGACAGGCGGTAGTCTTCGCGGCGCTCCTCGCGGAAGCGATCGGAGTTGGTAAACAGGCCGGTGGACTCGCTGCGGCGCTCCTCGGGGCGGCGTTCTTCCACGCGGCGGTCGTCGTACCGGCGATCGTCTACGCGGCGCTCATCAGCGCGGCGGTCCTCCACGCCACCCTGGCCGGCGCGCGGCTCATAGGAGTGGCGCGGTGCGTAGTCATCGGCAGCGGGCTGGGCAGGTGCCGGGGTGGCGGAGTTGCCGGACTCGCGGTCGCGGTTATCAAAGAGCGAGCCGGGCTTGCGCTGCTCGGGGGCGCGCTGTGCGGAAGCTGCCTGGGCGGCATTGGCCTCGGCGTCGAAACCGGTGGCGATGATGGTGATGCGGATTTCATCGCCCAAGGTGTCATCGATGATGGTGCCGAAGATGAGGTTGACGTCTTCATCGGCGCGCTCCTCGACCATGGAGGCCGCGGAGTTAACCTCGTGCAGGCCCAGGTCGGAGCCGCCGGCGATGGACAGCAGCACGCCCTTGGCGCCTTCCATCGTGGATTCCAATAGCGGCGAATTGATGGCCTGCTCGGCGGCGGTCATGGCGCGGTTATCGCCCCGTGCGGAGCCGATGCCCATCAGGGCGGAGCCGGCGTCAGACATGACGGAGCGAACGTCAGCAAAGTCGACGTTAATCATGCCCGGGATGGTGATCAGGTTGGTAATACCCTGGACACCATTGTGCAAAACCTCATCGGCCGCGCGGAAGGCTTCCACGATGGAAAGCTCTTCCCCACCGAGCTGCATCAGGCGGTCATTTGGAATAACGATGAGGGTATCGCAGACCTCGCGCAGCTCCTCGATGCCGGCCATGGCCTGGCGGGTACGCCGCGCACCCTCGAACTTGAAGGGGCGGGTGACAACGCCCACGGTCAGCGCACCCATCTTCTTCGCGATGGAAGCGACTACAGGTGCGGCACCCGTACCGGTGCCGCCGCCCTCGCCGGCGGTAACGAAGACCATATCGGAGCCCTGCAGGGCGTCCTCGATTTCGGACTTGTGGTCTTCCGCGGAGGTCTTGCCCACCTCAGGGTTAGCGCCTGCGCCCAACCCGCGGGTGGCCTCGCGGCCGATGTCGAGCTTGGTATCGGCATCAGAGAAAATCAGCGCCTGGGAGTCGGTGTTGATGGCGACGAATTGGACGCCCTTTAAGCCTTCTTCGATCATGCGGTTCACGGCGTTGACGCCGCCGCCGCCGACGCCGACGACCTTGATATCCGCGAGATTGTTGTTGGAAGAGATCATGTGAGCAGG
The window above is part of the Corynebacterium accolens genome. Proteins encoded here:
- a CDS encoding HNH endonuclease signature motif containing protein, which codes for MTALENYLAAMAPGMDIVAGCAGLSEDDLRAHGAPEHTARELILLKEAYCGNTKFTGRRRRAMDGARRNGHSIVALSIIEKYARKMPTLFDAWLLREQLCTTNAGTADLEKLAKSKLPAKKKKVKPGVRIIRRKNAPWTLAIDARSMLIADLHAALKESGKKPLEAVEQTFFGGGTAVKTTVMTNVLVNLDDYVRIINGDGEEIQLQMTNGATLTGAEYLERALKDRGLITLISPYEGAVNLYRTERFANAKQRLMAAAENPICPWPRCNKPADECQIHHLEPWLHGGLTNIGNLSTACAYHNGVNDDDPNAPPLRGHLVRRNGTIRWEPPD
- a CDS encoding DivIVA domain-containing protein; translated protein: MPLSPADVHNVAFSKPPIGKRGYNEDEVDQFLDLVEDALAQLQDENEDLQAQVSDLSSGAKAGGAGAGAAAAATSGADEEALRKEIEAKLRAEYETKLADSKSEVSRAKEETKKAQEQVKAAQAEAAKVKESGADATAAGATAAANTAELKAARDEAAKAKKEAEEARAEAKQAKEKLESSQRENENLKKSASAAGSSNSAASSAAAAAAGAGVAQGADGLATPDTHMQAARVLGLAQEMADRLTSEARAESESMLTEARTAAEKQLSDADSRSKAQLAEAQKKYDAQVQDAEARSKKLVSEAESKAQQTESDASSRAEAQIRQAEEKAASLQADAEKKHTEVMNTVKQQQTALEARISELRTFEREYRTRLKTLLESQLEELETRGTAAPNGDAGKN
- a CDS encoding YggT family protein, whose translation is MTEIGIILIFLVRVYTWVLIARIIIEMIQSFSRQFNPPRWFMIIAEPLFAITDPPVKALRRVIPPLQMGGIALDVSVLVLFFILSFLTLFLQVIFL
- a CDS encoding cell division protein SepF, producing MSFIDRTKNFFGLGPMDFEEDDAYYNDEPRYAGNGAATSAAYAPRRALQAYEPAPAPAPVEEKFVPTIVAISLTSFNDAAKVGEPFRDGDAVVFELTDAERGTAKRFIDFAAGLCFGLEGRMLNLSKGMDTQRKVFAVVPKSADIAKPELERAAGLR
- a CDS encoding YggS family pyridoxal phosphate-dependent enzyme; protein product: MSNRKQELADNLAATKEHISAIAAEHDRPSPQLLVVTKFHPAEDIALLAELGVEDVAENREQEARAKAQELDQLRFHMIGQIQTKKANHVARWATSVHSVDSVKLANALDRGVSLAKERGQRENNLPIFIQVSADGDTSRGGVVREELDEVIEAVEAAEHLEFAGLMVVPPLDADAQEVFSTVRADVDRLSERLGRQLKLSAGMSADMDAAIAAGTDIVRVGTSIMGKRPVG
- the pgeF gene encoding peptidoglycan editing factor PgeF; amino-acid sequence: MPVNEEHRTSRPVRMVFTSRAGGASAYPYESFNLGGHVGDEPANVAANRERLLRVTGLENIVWMEQLHTNTVTVVDGPHESPVPATDAVVTTQRRLGLGVLVADCTPVLLVDVPAGVIAAAHAGRLGARNGIVVNTVREMQKLGAQPERIQVVMGPAASGKNYEVPEEMANDVERRLPGSKCRTAKGTWGIDVRAGLIRQLMGLGITNIDSDPRCTIEDTDFFSYRREGTTGRQAGVIWLEANHE
- the ftsZ gene encoding cell division protein FtsZ, with the protein product MISSNNNLADIKVVGVGGGGVNAVNRMIEEGLKGVQFVAINTDSQALIFSDADTKLDIGREATRGLGAGANPEVGKTSAEDHKSEIEDALQGSDMVFVTAGEGGGTGTGAAPVVASIAKKMGALTVGVVTRPFKFEGARRTRQAMAGIEELREVCDTLIVIPNDRLMQLGGEELSIVEAFRAADEVLHNGVQGITNLITIPGMINVDFADVRSVMSDAGSALMGIGSARGDNRAMTAAEQAINSPLLESTMEGAKGVLLSIAGGSDLGLHEVNSAASMVEERADEDVNLIFGTIIDDTLGDEIRITIIATGFDAEANAAQAASAQRAPEQRKPGSLFDNRDRESGNSATPAPAQPAADDYAPRHSYEPRAGQGGVEDRRADERRVDDRRYDDRRVEERRPEERRSESTGLFTNSDRFREERREDYRLSRPSQRRDDDGDDDLDVPSFMR